A region of Paenibacillus sp. 37 DNA encodes the following proteins:
- a CDS encoding GNAT family N-acetyltransferase, producing the protein MSPPKSSPRIPRLLETKRIYLRPFEITDVDAYFPGLFDAEMRRLTGTQNSFTRAQVERYVESAAQDDTRLMLLIALQENDQIIGDVVLMDMHAKNRSAHIRVAIDRVDHQGKGYGSEALLLMLDYGFGICNLHRIELEVYAFNERAIRTYEKLGFQREGVKRDVLFYNHQYHDAIQMSMLEDEFRQRHMIDQVGNN; encoded by the coding sequence ATGTCACCACCAAAATCATCCCCACGCATCCCCCGTCTGCTGGAAACAAAGCGCATATACCTGCGTCCTTTCGAGATTACAGATGTGGATGCTTACTTCCCCGGTCTGTTTGACGCCGAGATGCGCAGGCTGACAGGAACACAGAATAGTTTCACACGCGCTCAGGTTGAACGTTATGTTGAGAGTGCTGCACAAGATGACACCCGACTCATGCTACTTATTGCTTTACAGGAAAATGACCAGATCATCGGAGATGTCGTCCTGATGGACATGCATGCCAAGAATCGCAGTGCACACATCCGGGTTGCCATCGATCGGGTGGATCATCAAGGAAAAGGCTACGGTAGCGAAGCATTACTGCTTATGCTGGACTACGGCTTCGGCATCTGTAACCTGCATCGAATCGAGCTTGAGGTGTACGCCTTTAACGAGCGAGCCATTCGCACGTATGAGAAACTCGGATTTCAGCGCGAGGGTGTGAAGCGGGATGTCTTGTTCTACAATCATCAATACCATGATGCCATTCAGATGAGCATGCTGGAGGATGAGTTCAGGCAACGTCATATGATAGATCAGGTAGGTAATAATTAA
- a CDS encoding diacylglycerol/lipid kinase family protein, translating to MEFNKALLIHHHHSGKANRENTVGLVAGVLAPAVHELVIVRTDEAGEGEKLCRERGEQFDVVFILGGDGTVHECVNGLADLQHPPLIGILPGGTCNDFARSLGISPDAETAAQEMLAGRVVSIDVGRANDRVFTNFFGIGLISDASQNINENLKGALGKLSYFISTLQTISHTEPFRYQLEADGKEMEGEAVMIYAANGRFLGTNALPFAPDALQDGELDVLIIHETGIPLLREILSHKPEGDWQPQSESISYFKASTLKVKTDAQMSADTDGELYMKTPAELSVLTGHLKFLTGEGY from the coding sequence ATGGAATTTAACAAAGCGTTGTTAATTCATCATCATCATTCAGGCAAGGCCAATCGTGAGAATACAGTGGGCCTTGTGGCTGGTGTGCTGGCTCCCGCTGTCCATGAACTTGTCATTGTGCGTACGGATGAAGCTGGTGAAGGAGAGAAGCTGTGTCGTGAGCGCGGGGAACAATTCGATGTGGTGTTTATCCTGGGTGGGGATGGCACGGTGCATGAATGCGTGAATGGACTGGCCGATCTGCAACATCCTCCGTTGATTGGTATATTACCTGGAGGCACGTGTAATGACTTTGCGCGTTCGCTCGGGATTTCACCGGATGCAGAGACTGCGGCACAAGAAATGCTGGCAGGTCGGGTGGTATCCATTGATGTTGGACGGGCTAATGATCGGGTGTTCACGAACTTTTTTGGCATTGGCTTGATCAGTGATGCTTCGCAGAATATTAACGAGAATCTGAAAGGCGCGCTGGGTAAGCTTAGTTACTTCATCAGCACGTTACAGACAATTAGTCATACAGAGCCGTTTCGATACCAACTGGAGGCGGATGGGAAAGAGATGGAAGGCGAAGCTGTGATGATCTACGCAGCCAATGGCCGTTTTCTGGGAACGAATGCCCTGCCCTTTGCACCGGATGCGTTGCAGGATGGCGAACTGGACGTGCTCATTATTCATGAGACAGGCATTCCGCTGCTGCGAGAGATTCTGTCGCACAAGCCGGAGGGAGATTGGCAACCTCAGAGTGAGAGCATTTCATACTTCAAGGCATCTACGTTAAAAGTGAAGACAGATGCCCAAATGTCAGCCGACACGGATGGCGAATTGTATATGAAGACACCCGCCGAGCTGTCGGTGCTCACGGGTCATCTGAAGTTTCTAACCGGGGAGGGTTATTAA